A region of Allocoleopsis franciscana PCC 7113 DNA encodes the following proteins:
- a CDS encoding DUF1822 family protein: protein MTLTLQTLSSLYSEHLWLELSDSDLEQAKLASQGYSNETGCNYAYLNSLCLNCFLNWLQKNLNLEVYPSAFPNEQLLPQIWEFVSGCGINWGNKRLVLIPSDAIDMADFVVSQEWVDIPTLAADYYLPIRVDLEERYLHVWGFVSRKTLKAKADYDPIYRVYYLEQDWVVPNLEVMELASNFCFDEKGDVMPLPKLSETEAKNLIEELSKPSPYSPRLKATFEKWGALLNESHWLQELYKRRVQSVSPTISALSLWLDGVLEAGWQTFEELFQSKNLAPGFRMKQVRGIELETAEKVRRAVKQLYNSQSEIIFPSHIEELDALVYLIQNTQDESLRWKAAEYLWTIAPNYPGSAMRRVMDLGVQLMGHPIALMVAVLRKLDGKVAVLLRAYPMHNRGKLPPSLRLIGLDENGASIPGLEAVARSEPQDDYISLYFSAYVGERFSVRLTLKDTSITEQFVV, encoded by the coding sequence ATGACATTAACGCTTCAAACCTTAAGCAGCCTTTATTCTGAGCATCTCTGGTTAGAACTTTCGGATAGTGATTTAGAACAAGCTAAATTAGCTTCTCAAGGTTACTCTAATGAAACGGGTTGTAATTATGCCTATCTCAATTCCCTGTGCCTGAATTGCTTTTTGAATTGGCTACAAAAGAATTTAAACTTAGAAGTTTATCCGAGTGCATTTCCCAATGAGCAACTCTTGCCGCAGATTTGGGAATTCGTGAGTGGATGTGGGATTAATTGGGGTAATAAACGGCTGGTACTGATTCCTAGTGATGCTATTGATATGGCTGATTTCGTCGTGTCTCAAGAATGGGTCGATATCCCCACTTTGGCAGCGGATTATTATTTACCGATACGAGTAGATTTAGAAGAGCGATATCTTCATGTTTGGGGTTTTGTTTCCCGGAAGACTTTGAAAGCTAAAGCCGATTATGACCCAATTTATCGGGTCTATTATCTTGAGCAAGATTGGGTTGTTCCAAACTTAGAGGTAATGGAACTTGCATCTAACTTTTGTTTTGACGAAAAAGGTGACGTAATGCCTTTGCCAAAATTATCAGAGACGGAAGCAAAAAATTTGATAGAAGAACTGAGCAAACCTTCGCCTTATTCTCCTCGCCTAAAGGCAACATTTGAAAAATGGGGGGCATTATTAAATGAGAGTCATTGGTTACAGGAGTTATATAAACGACGGGTGCAGTCAGTTTCACCCACTATATCAGCTCTCAGTCTATGGCTAGATGGTGTTTTGGAAGCCGGGTGGCAAACCTTTGAAGAGTTATTTCAGTCTAAGAATTTGGCTCCAGGATTTCGGATGAAACAAGTGAGAGGGATTGAACTAGAAACAGCAGAAAAAGTTAGACGAGCGGTGAAACAATTGTATAACAGTCAAAGTGAAATAATTTTCCCGTCCCATATTGAAGAGCTAGATGCGTTAGTTTATCTCATACAGAATACTCAAGATGAAAGCCTTCGCTGGAAAGCGGCTGAATATTTATGGACAATTGCTCCAAACTATCCAGGTTCGGCTATGAGAAGGGTGATGGATTTAGGCGTTCAGCTAATGGGGCATCCCATCGCTTTAATGGTCGCCGTTTTACGTAAACTGGATGGTAAAGTTGCCGTATTGCTGCGAGCTTATCCCATGCATAATCGCGGTAAATTACCACCCAGTTTACGCTTAATTGGACTGGATGAAAATGGTGCATCTATTCCGGGTTTAGAAGCTGTAGCGAGAAGCGAACCGCAAGATGATTATATTTCTTTGTACTTTAGTGCTTATGTGGGCGAACGATTCAGTGTTCGTCTGACGTTAAAAGATACTAGCATTACCGAACAATTTGTAGTTTAA